A single region of the Acidobacteriota bacterium genome encodes:
- the nadC gene encoding carboxylating nicotinate-nucleotide diphosphorylase, which yields MDFLSLDPLLRQALQEDLGRGDITTEAILQANPRADGVGTARVLARQRMILAGWPVFLRVFRLLGPVTGQARYGEGDWVEPGCLGTLEGPVSTLLQAERVALNFLQRLCGIATRTRGCVDRVGSSRVRVLDTRKTTPLWRNLEKYAVRMGGGQNHRMGLDDGVLIKENHIAAAGGVRAAVEACRERSGHLQQIRVEVTNQQELAAALDTGADAVLLDNMTVEQVRRSVAACAGRCLVEASGGITRRNLQAYAETGVDFISMGSLTHSVASSDISLMLDVGGP from the coding sequence ATGGACTTCCTGAGCCTTGATCCCCTGCTTCGCCAAGCCCTCCAAGAGGACCTGGGACGAGGAGACATTACGACCGAGGCCATACTGCAGGCCAACCCCCGTGCCGATGGGGTCGGGACGGCCCGGGTTCTGGCTCGGCAGCGAATGATTCTGGCGGGATGGCCGGTCTTTCTCCGGGTTTTTCGGCTGCTGGGCCCGGTCACCGGCCAAGCCCGGTACGGCGAAGGGGATTGGGTCGAGCCGGGCTGCCTGGGAACCCTGGAGGGGCCCGTTTCCACCCTCCTGCAGGCCGAGAGAGTCGCCTTGAATTTCCTCCAGCGGCTCTGCGGGATCGCCACCCGGACCCGCGGCTGCGTGGACCGGGTCGGTTCCAGCCGTGTCCGCGTCCTGGACACTCGGAAGACGACGCCACTCTGGCGCAACCTGGAGAAATACGCGGTCAGAATGGGGGGCGGTCAGAACCACCGGATGGGTTTGGATGACGGCGTCCTCATCAAGGAGAACCACATCGCCGCCGCCGGGGGCGTCCGGGCGGCCGTCGAGGCGTGCCGGGAGCGCTCCGGACATCTGCAGCAGATCCGGGTGGAGGTCACCAACCAGCAAGAACTGGCCGCGGCTCTGGACACGGGTGCGGACGCCGTCCTGCTGGACAACATGACGGTGGAGCAGGTCCGGCGGTCCGTCGCCGCCTGCGCCGGCCGGTGTCTGGTGGAGGCCTCGGGGGGCATCACCCGCCGGAACCTTCAAGCTTACGCCGAGACCGGCGTCGACTTCATTTCCATGGGCTCCCTGACCCACTCCGTCGCCTCCAGCGACATCAGCCTGATGCTGGATGTTGGCGGACCCTGA
- a CDS encoding biotin--[acetyl-CoA-carboxylase] ligase — translation MRFRQLDYMARVDSTSDYLKPFIESGKARMAVAEEQTGGRGRFGRSWHSPAGMGLYASYLCFPASEIRQAEDLTRAAALGVVRAIGAWSGTGAPLGIKLPNDVLLKGRKCAGILIEMGTQTDRIQWAIIGIGVNLFHRSFPDELASTATSLSLEGIRVPNLMTFFRELTRQLERTLSSLEQGHRRQLTVAFQEYILAGGGNER, via the coding sequence ATGCGTTTCAGGCAGTTGGACTACATGGCCAGAGTCGACTCGACCAGCGACTACCTGAAGCCGTTCATCGAATCGGGGAAGGCCCGAATGGCCGTCGCCGAAGAGCAGACCGGAGGACGCGGACGCTTTGGACGATCCTGGCATTCCCCCGCAGGCATGGGACTCTACGCGTCCTATCTCTGCTTTCCCGCCTCCGAGATCCGCCAGGCGGAGGACCTGACCCGGGCCGCGGCCCTGGGTGTGGTTCGAGCCATTGGCGCCTGGAGCGGAACGGGGGCGCCGCTCGGCATCAAGCTGCCCAACGACGTCCTGTTGAAAGGCAGGAAATGCGCCGGCATTCTCATCGAAATGGGGACCCAGACGGATCGAATCCAGTGGGCCATCATCGGCATCGGAGTCAACCTCTTTCATCGGTCGTTCCCCGACGAATTGGCCTCCACGGCCACCTCCCTGTCTCTGGAGGGAATACGCGTCCCGAATCTGATGACTTTCTTTCGGGAGCTGACGCGCCAACTGGAGCGGACCCTGTCGAGCCTGGAACAGGGTCACCGGCGTCAACTCACGGTGGCTTTCCAGGAATACATCCTGGCCGGCGGGGGCAACGAACGATGA